One Gimesia aquarii DNA segment encodes these proteins:
- a CDS encoding DUF1559 domain-containing protein, whose protein sequence is MRNIRRKGTLNWKFGFTLIELLVVIAIIAILIALLLPAVQQAREAARRSTCKNSLKQIGLALHNYHETHRVFPPAYIDSLPTLNSGATEAENKNGLGWGTMILPFMDQAPLYNNIGSETNGFTFNWLDANHDGTMDGTAADAIPSSRVILPVFNCPSDPMDGINRDAGSYGKSNYLASAATGANAKNGALFVNSRTKMRDLSDGSSNTILVSERTTDGDPTGSTACGGSPCNWAGGLWIGPRNYTSPAGWHTSLRGLDVANNGGASTIYMINGSTISWGPAWSASSTHVGGAHFLLGDGRVRFISENIDLATYRALVTINGDEVIGEF, encoded by the coding sequence ATGAGAAACATTCGACGTAAAGGCACTCTTAACTGGAAGTTCGGTTTTACACTAATTGAGCTACTGGTTGTCATCGCTATCATTGCGATCTTGATCGCACTCCTGCTACCAGCCGTTCAGCAAGCGCGCGAAGCAGCCCGACGTAGTACATGTAAAAATAGCCTGAAGCAGATCGGGTTGGCATTACACAACTATCATGAAACACACCGTGTGTTTCCTCCTGCCTATATTGATAGTCTCCCGACTTTAAACTCAGGAGCCACTGAAGCAGAGAATAAAAATGGATTAGGGTGGGGAACCATGATCCTACCCTTTATGGATCAAGCCCCTCTCTATAATAACATTGGTTCTGAAACAAACGGTTTCACTTTCAACTGGCTGGACGCAAACCATGATGGAACAATGGACGGTACTGCCGCCGATGCAATCCCATCATCTCGCGTGATTTTGCCAGTTTTCAATTGTCCTTCAGACCCGATGGACGGAATCAACAGGGACGCTGGCAGTTATGGAAAATCGAATTACCTCGCCAGCGCAGCAACCGGAGCTAATGCTAAAAATGGTGCTTTATTTGTCAATTCCAGAACAAAGATGAGAGATCTTTCTGACGGGAGCAGTAACACAATTCTAGTTAGTGAGCGCACAACAGATGGTGACCCTACAGGTTCAACTGCTTGTGGAGGTTCTCCGTGTAACTGGGCCGGTGGTCTATGGATTGGCCCCCGAAACTACACATCTCCAGCAGGATGGCACACCAGCTTAAGAGGTCTGGATGTCGCTAACAATGGTGGTGCCAGTACGATCTATATGATCAACGGCTCCACGATCAGTTGGGGACCTGCCTGGAGTGCTTCCAGTACACACGTGGGGGGGGCACACTTTCTGTTAGGCGATGGTCGCGTTCGTTTCATCTCTGAGAACATCGATCTTGCAACTTATCGTGCGCTCGTCACAATCAATGGTGATGAAGTGATCGGTGAGTTTTAA
- a CDS encoding tetratricopeptide repeat protein — MIKFVRFLLILFVIELGFCGYLIAKRLSRPLPLLPEAEYVDPLMMADYRELADQAEQGSSKEWMKLGQALLGQGFYSYAEHCFRQAAKLDPTNDLAQASYAFCLERTGRTQESTREYEKLEASSRNKSTAFANKKHVLYTTGRNYLREENAAKAEEKFRQNANFQPADYQLAKLLVRSGQVESALSIIERNLEQSPNSLNFLSLYAQALEASGREVEAIEAAEKVERALEIIPLNFNTEFIQPYSVRHGIEKEVEAYNHLIKRNDMDHLAEKLEEIFRLLEDRPLPQYKATLVSMIEVEFQRKNPERMLMLIEKLKEHGVENAELLQFKAGAYLLSGEMEKAVPLLQRVLKMSPTIEVHQTLANYYEQQNDTEKRDYHQAKMALLYAMIAFRNNQLPAAEEAIQRSVDLNPRDPQAWFYYAETKRHRGDLEAAQTAYEKCIELNPNHGRALKELKRLTAGKDIK; from the coding sequence ATGATCAAATTCGTTCGATTTCTATTAATCCTGTTCGTCATAGAATTAGGATTTTGTGGATATCTGATTGCAAAGCGTCTTTCTCGACCATTACCCCTATTGCCCGAGGCGGAATATGTTGATCCCCTGATGATGGCAGATTACCGGGAACTCGCAGATCAGGCAGAACAAGGTTCCAGTAAAGAATGGATGAAATTGGGCCAGGCTTTGTTAGGACAGGGATTTTATAGCTACGCCGAACATTGTTTTCGTCAAGCAGCAAAGCTTGATCCTACGAATGATCTAGCGCAAGCCAGCTACGCATTTTGTCTGGAGCGTACAGGCCGTACTCAAGAAAGCACCAGGGAGTATGAAAAATTAGAGGCATCGTCAAGAAACAAGTCGACCGCTTTTGCCAATAAAAAGCATGTGTTGTACACAACTGGCAGGAATTATTTACGAGAAGAAAATGCAGCGAAAGCTGAAGAAAAATTTCGACAGAACGCGAACTTCCAACCCGCAGATTATCAATTGGCTAAGCTGTTGGTTAGATCGGGCCAGGTTGAGTCGGCATTATCAATCATCGAAAGAAATTTAGAACAATCACCCAATTCATTGAATTTCCTTTCTTTATACGCGCAGGCACTGGAAGCATCAGGTCGTGAAGTTGAAGCGATCGAAGCGGCTGAAAAAGTCGAGCGTGCATTAGAGATCATCCCTCTCAATTTTAATACCGAGTTTATTCAACCTTACAGTGTCCGACATGGGATTGAAAAAGAGGTTGAGGCTTATAACCATTTGATCAAACGCAATGATATGGACCATCTGGCAGAAAAACTGGAAGAGATATTTCGTCTTCTGGAGGATCGGCCCCTGCCACAGTATAAAGCGACGCTCGTGAGTATGATTGAAGTTGAGTTCCAACGGAAGAACCCGGAGCGGATGCTGATGCTGATTGAGAAATTAAAAGAACATGGAGTCGAAAATGCAGAATTACTTCAGTTTAAAGCGGGTGCCTATCTACTTTCAGGCGAGATGGAAAAGGCTGTACCCCTATTACAGCGTGTTTTGAAAATGTCACCCACGATTGAGGTTCATCAAACTCTGGCGAATTATTATGAGCAGCAGAATGATACCGAAAAACGAGACTATCATCAGGCAAAAATGGCGCTGTTATACGCAATGATTGCTTTTCGAAATAATCAACTACCCGCTGCAGAAGAAGCGATACAGCGATCTGTAGATCTCAATCCTCGTGATCCGCAAGCATGGTTCTACTATGCTGAGACTAAACGCCATCGGGGTGATTTGGAAGCGGCTCAAACAGCTTATGAGAAATGTATTGAACTCAATCCAAACCATGGTCGTGCGTTGAAGGAATTAAAACGGTTAACGGCAGGAAAAGATATAAAATAA
- a CDS encoding DUF1559 domain-containing protein, with amino-acid sequence MRRALKNGFTLIELLVVIAIIAILIALLLPAVQQAREAARRSTCKNNMKQLGLALHNYHETHRIFPPAYIDNVPATNTSHLAPSNLNALGWGTMILPFMDQAPLYNEVGTQTGNFAFNWMDGNQDGTGSVADAIVAAQTVLPGFICPTDPMEGINKDMNNFGKSNYICSASTSANNRQGVMFANSTTRMKTVTDGTTNTIFLLERTTEDDGSTSTNCGGSPCTWRGALWIGPRLSGSTVAWHPGVSSLDVTNSGGANATYLINGSSATWGSAWIASSSHEGGIHITLGDGSVRFLSENIDRLTYLALVTPNKKEVVGEF; translated from the coding sequence ATGAGACGCGCTCTAAAAAATGGATTTACGTTGATTGAACTACTGGTGGTCATTGCCATCATCGCGATTCTGATTGCTCTATTATTACCAGCAGTACAGCAAGCCCGAGAGGCAGCTCGACGAAGTACATGTAAAAACAACATGAAACAACTTGGGTTGGCATTGCACAACTACCACGAAACACATCGTATTTTTCCGCCTGCCTACATTGATAATGTTCCTGCTACAAACACATCCCATTTAGCACCAAGTAACTTGAATGCACTAGGTTGGGGAACCATGATTCTCCCCTTTATGGACCAGGCACCATTGTACAATGAAGTGGGTACACAGACAGGAAATTTTGCCTTTAACTGGATGGATGGAAACCAGGATGGTACAGGAAGTGTTGCGGATGCTATCGTCGCAGCACAAACAGTTCTGCCTGGATTTATTTGCCCAACGGACCCCATGGAAGGGATCAATAAAGATATGAACAACTTTGGTAAATCAAACTATATTTGCAGCGCGTCAACCAGCGCCAATAATAGGCAAGGAGTAATGTTTGCTAATTCGACGACGAGAATGAAAACAGTAACAGATGGAACGACTAATACCATTTTTCTTCTCGAACGAACAACCGAAGACGATGGAAGCACGTCCACAAACTGTGGAGGTTCTCCCTGTACCTGGAGAGGCGCATTATGGATTGGTCCTCGACTGTCAGGAAGTACTGTTGCCTGGCACCCAGGAGTCTCTTCACTCGATGTCACCAACAGTGGTGGCGCGAATGCAACTTATCTCATCAATGGTTCTTCTGCAACATGGGGAAGTGCCTGGATTGCTTCCAGTAGTCACGAAGGTGGAATCCATATTACTTTGGGTGATGGAAGTGTTCGTTTTCTTTCGGAGAATATCGACCGACTCACTTACCTTGCCTTGGTGACCCCGAATAAAAAAGAAGTCGTCGGTGAGTTTTAA
- a CDS encoding YaiI/YqxD family protein, giving the protein MQIWVDADACPTEIKELLFRAAKRTKVKITLVANQPLRIPRSEFINSLLVSAGLNVADQRIVELTQPGDLVITADIPLAADVVAKGGQALNPRGALYTDENIGERLAVRDLMDDLRGEGQMTGGPANFSAKDRQAFANQLDRWLTAAKG; this is encoded by the coding sequence ATGCAAATTTGGGTTGACGCTGATGCCTGTCCCACTGAAATTAAGGAATTGTTGTTTCGAGCCGCGAAGCGAACAAAAGTTAAAATAACGCTGGTTGCCAATCAGCCTTTGCGTATACCGCGCTCGGAATTTATAAACAGTCTGCTTGTTTCTGCAGGCTTGAATGTTGCCGATCAGCGGATTGTGGAGTTAACTCAGCCCGGAGATCTTGTGATTACCGCTGACATTCCGTTGGCTGCTGATGTGGTTGCTAAAGGTGGGCAGGCTCTCAACCCTCGTGGGGCGCTTTATACAGATGAGAACATTGGGGAGCGGCTCGCGGTTCGTGACTTAATGGATGATCTGCGGGGGGAAGGTCAGATGACCGGGGGACCGGCCAATTTCAGCGCTAAAGATCGGCAAGCGTTTGCAAATCAACTGGATCGCTGGCTGACAGCAGCAAAAGGTTAA